Proteins from a single region of Sinorhizobium alkalisoli:
- a CDS encoding pyridoxal phosphate-dependent aminotransferase — translation MAFLADALSRVKPSATIAVSQKARELKAKGRDVIGLGAGEPDFDTPDNIKKAAIDAINRGETKYTPVSGIPELREAIAKKFKRENGLDYTAAQTIVGTGGKQILFNAFMATLNPGDEVVIPAPYWVSYPEMVALCGGTPVFVSTKQENNFKLKAEDLEKVITPKTKWFVFNSPSNPSGAAYSHDELKALTEVLMKHPHVWVLTDDMYEHLTYGDFKFATPVEVEPGLYDRTLTMNGVSKAYAMTGWRIGYAAGPLELIKAMDMIQGQQTSGATSIAQWAAVEALNGPQDFISRNKEIFQGRRDLVVSMLNQAKGISCPTPEGAFYVYPSCAGLIGKTAPSGKVIETDEDFVSELLEAEGVAVVHGSAFGLGPNFRISYATSETQLEEACRRIQRFCAACK, via the coding sequence ATGGCCTTCCTTGCCGATGCCCTTTCCCGTGTAAAGCCCTCCGCCACCATCGCCGTTTCGCAGAAAGCCCGCGAATTGAAAGCGAAAGGCCGCGACGTCATCGGCCTCGGGGCAGGGGAGCCGGATTTCGACACGCCCGATAACATCAAGAAGGCTGCGATCGACGCGATCAACCGCGGCGAGACGAAATACACGCCGGTCTCCGGCATTCCGGAGCTGCGCGAAGCCATCGCCAAGAAGTTCAAGCGCGAGAACGGCCTCGACTACACTGCGGCGCAGACGATCGTCGGCACCGGCGGAAAGCAGATTCTTTTCAATGCCTTCATGGCGACGCTCAATCCGGGCGATGAAGTCGTGATCCCGGCACCCTATTGGGTCTCCTATCCTGAGATGGTGGCGTTGTGCGGCGGCACGCCGGTTTTCGTCTCGACCAAGCAAGAGAACAATTTCAAGCTCAAGGCCGAGGACCTTGAAAAGGTCATTACGCCGAAGACGAAATGGTTCGTCTTCAACTCGCCGTCGAACCCCTCCGGCGCGGCCTATTCCCATGACGAGTTGAAGGCACTGACGGAAGTGTTGATGAAGCATCCGCATGTCTGGGTGCTGACCGACGACATGTACGAGCACCTGACCTATGGCGACTTCAAATTCGCTACCCCGGTCGAAGTGGAGCCCGGCCTTTACGACCGCACGCTGACGATGAACGGCGTTTCGAAGGCCTATGCGATGACCGGCTGGCGTATCGGCTATGCCGCGGGTCCGCTTGAGCTCATCAAGGCGATGGACATGATCCAGGGCCAGCAGACTTCCGGCGCGACCTCGATCGCCCAATGGGCGGCCGTCGAGGCGCTGAACGGCCCGCAGGATTTCATCTCGCGCAACAAGGAAATCTTCCAGGGTCGTCGCGATCTCGTCGTCTCGATGCTGAACCAGGCCAAGGGCATTTCCTGCCCGACGCCGGAAGGCGCCTTCTACGTTTATCCGTCCTGCGCCGGACTGATCGGCAAGACCGCCCCTTCGGGCAAGGTCATCGAAACCGACGAGGATTTCGTCTCCGAGCTTCTCGAAGCCGAAGGCGTCGCGGTGGTGCACGGATCGGCCTTCGGCCTCGGCCCGAATTTCCGCATTTCCTACGCGACCTCCGAGACGCAGCTCGAAGAGGCATGCCGCCGCATCCAGCGCTTCTGCGCGGCCTGCAAATAA
- a CDS encoding GatB/YqeY domain-containing protein: MREHFANALKEALKAKDARRTSTVRLIQAAIKDRDIANRGQGKDPVGDEEIMQILAKMIKQREESARVYDEGGRPELAEQERQEIAIIGEFLPEQLPEEKVKELCAKVVKETGSHGLRDMGKCMNALKERYPGQMDFAKASGVVKDLLK, translated from the coding sequence ATGCGCGAGCACTTCGCCAACGCACTGAAAGAGGCGCTGAAGGCCAAGGACGCAAGGCGAACGTCGACCGTCCGGCTGATCCAGGCGGCGATCAAGGATCGCGACATCGCCAATCGCGGCCAGGGCAAGGATCCGGTCGGCGACGAGGAGATCATGCAGATCCTCGCGAAGATGATCAAACAGCGCGAGGAATCGGCCCGCGTCTACGATGAAGGCGGCCGGCCGGAGCTGGCCGAGCAAGAGCGGCAGGAAATCGCGATCATCGGCGAGTTCCTGCCCGAGCAGTTGCCCGAGGAAAAGGTGAAGGAGCTTTGCGCCAAGGTCGTGAAGGAGACCGGTTCGCACGGGCTCCGCGACATGGGCAAGTGCATGAACGCGCTGAAGGAGCGCTATCCCGGCCAGATGGACTTCGCCAAGGCTTCCGGCGTCGTCAAGGACCTGTTGAAGTAG
- a CDS encoding MBL fold metallo-hydrolase, whose translation MLQAGIIPVTHFQQNCTVLFDSETKDGVIVDPGGDVDVILQTVRENGITLKAIWLTHGHIDHAGGAKELKDALGVQILGPHKDDQPLLERLEEQAERFGLAMKVENVLPDQWLEEGDVVSFGSHVFEVLHCPGHAPGHVVYVNRTQNFAHVGDVLFHGSIGRTDLPGGNHQQLLQSIRDKILPLGDDVGFICGHGPGGRIGEERRTNPFLRGL comes from the coding sequence ATGTTACAGGCGGGCATCATCCCGGTTACGCATTTTCAGCAGAACTGCACTGTCCTGTTCGACAGCGAGACAAAGGACGGGGTGATCGTCGATCCCGGCGGCGACGTTGACGTCATCCTGCAGACGGTCCGCGAAAACGGCATCACGTTGAAAGCGATCTGGCTTACGCATGGCCATATCGACCATGCGGGTGGCGCCAAGGAACTGAAGGATGCGCTGGGGGTTCAGATCCTCGGCCCGCACAAGGACGACCAGCCTTTGCTCGAGCGGCTGGAGGAGCAGGCGGAACGCTTCGGCCTGGCGATGAAGGTGGAGAACGTATTGCCTGACCAATGGCTGGAGGAGGGAGATGTGGTGTCCTTCGGCAGCCACGTCTTCGAGGTGTTGCATTGCCCGGGCCATGCGCCCGGCCACGTCGTCTATGTCAACCGCACCCAGAATTTCGCCCATGTGGGCGACGTGCTGTTCCACGGTTCCATCGGGCGCACCGACCTGCCGGGCGGAAATCACCAGCAGCTTCTTCAGTCCATTCGCGACAAGATCCTGCCGCTCGGGGACGATGTCGGCTTCATCTGCGGTCACGGTCCCGGCGGTCGGATCGGTGAGGAGCGCCGCACCAATCCGTTTCTGCGCGGCCTCTGA
- a CDS encoding cold-shock protein: MAETGTVKFFNTDKGFGFIKPENGGADIFVHISAVQASGLSGLSENQKVSFDTEPDRRGKGPKAVNLQIVG; encoded by the coding sequence ATGGCCGAGACTGGCACCGTAAAATTCTTCAACACCGACAAGGGCTTTGGCTTCATCAAACCTGAAAACGGTGGCGCTGATATCTTCGTACATATTTCCGCTGTACAGGCTTCCGGCCTGAGCGGGCTTTCGGAAAATCAGAAGGTCTCCTTCGACACCGAGCCGGATCGCCGCGGCAAGGGCCCGAAGGCTGTCAACCTTCAGATCGTCGGCTGA
- the recQ gene encoding DNA helicase RecQ produces the protein MPESRNTTAHLFETAGAADPLEVLKRVYGYSAFRGQQQAVVEHVAAGGDAVVLFPTGAGKSLCFQIPALCRHGVGIVVSPLIALMRDQVEALKQLGVRAAALNSSLSRDEAIAVRRALASCALDLLYVTPERAVTEGFAEMVADTDIALFAIDEAHCVSQWGHDFRPEYRGLHCLSERFPGVPRIALTATADRHTRDDIIERLALGRARVFTSSFDRPNIAYEIVERDQPRQQLLRFLSRFKDASGIVYCLSRAKVDDTAEWLNAQGIRALPYHAGMDRALRDAHQDAFLKEENLCLVATVAFGMGIDKPDVRYVAHLDLPGSVEAYYQETGRAGRDGLPSEVWMAYGMADVIQRRRMIDEGGSPEEIKRIERSKLNALLAICETAGCRRQAILAHFGEVHPGGCGHCDTCLKPVETWDGTEAAIKALAAVYRTGERFGAGHVVDVLIGTVNEKTERFGHVDMPVFGAGKDLPARTWQSVFRQLLAAGLLTVDHAAFGALKLEPEARAVFRRERQLLFRKDRPTSGKAARGQKSSAARERSELAGSDLELFERLRSERLSIARELDVPPYVVFPDTTLIALAKRRPRSFDDLLDVPGIGESKRERYGEAFLAVIDVFEDAG, from the coding sequence ATGCCTGAAAGCCGCAACACCACCGCCCACCTGTTCGAAACGGCGGGCGCCGCCGATCCCCTCGAGGTCCTTAAACGCGTCTACGGCTATTCCGCCTTTCGCGGCCAGCAGCAGGCCGTCGTCGAGCATGTGGCGGCGGGCGGCGATGCCGTGGTGCTGTTTCCGACGGGTGCCGGCAAGTCGCTGTGTTTCCAGATTCCGGCGCTTTGCCGCCACGGCGTCGGCATCGTCGTCTCGCCGCTGATCGCGTTGATGCGCGATCAGGTGGAGGCACTGAAGCAACTCGGCGTCCGCGCAGCGGCGCTCAACTCCTCACTTTCGCGCGACGAGGCGATCGCGGTCCGCCGCGCGCTGGCATCGTGTGCGCTCGACCTGCTCTACGTCACGCCGGAGCGCGCCGTCACCGAAGGCTTCGCGGAGATGGTCGCCGACACCGACATCGCCCTCTTCGCGATCGACGAGGCCCATTGCGTCTCGCAATGGGGACATGATTTCCGGCCGGAATATCGTGGTCTCCATTGCCTCTCGGAACGCTTTCCAGGCGTGCCGCGCATCGCGCTCACCGCCACTGCCGACCGGCACACGCGCGACGACATCATCGAGCGCCTGGCGCTCGGGCGTGCGCGGGTCTTCACCTCCAGCTTCGACCGCCCGAACATCGCCTACGAAATCGTCGAACGCGACCAGCCGCGCCAACAGCTCCTGCGCTTCCTGTCTCGCTTCAAGGATGCAAGCGGCATCGTCTATTGCCTGTCGCGCGCCAAGGTCGACGACACGGCCGAATGGCTGAACGCGCAAGGCATCCGCGCGCTGCCCTACCACGCCGGGATGGACCGGGCTTTGCGCGATGCCCATCAGGACGCCTTCCTCAAGGAGGAGAACCTCTGCCTCGTCGCCACCGTCGCCTTCGGCATGGGGATCGACAAGCCGGATGTGCGCTATGTCGCGCATCTCGACCTGCCGGGTTCCGTCGAAGCCTATTATCAGGAGACGGGCAGGGCCGGGCGTGACGGGCTGCCCTCCGAGGTCTGGATGGCCTATGGCATGGCCGACGTCATCCAGCGCCGGCGGATGATCGATGAGGGCGGTTCGCCCGAGGAGATCAAGCGCATCGAGCGGTCGAAGCTCAATGCGCTGCTGGCGATCTGCGAGACCGCCGGCTGCCGCCGGCAGGCCATTCTTGCGCATTTCGGCGAAGTCCATCCGGGCGGCTGCGGCCATTGCGACACCTGCCTGAAGCCGGTCGAGACCTGGGATGGGACGGAGGCGGCGATCAAGGCGCTCGCCGCCGTTTACCGTACCGGTGAGCGTTTCGGCGCCGGCCATGTGGTCGATGTGCTGATCGGCACGGTAAACGAGAAGACCGAGCGCTTCGGTCATGTGGACATGCCAGTCTTCGGCGCCGGCAAGGATCTGCCGGCGCGCACCTGGCAGTCGGTTTTCCGGCAATTGCTTGCCGCCGGACTGCTCACCGTGGATCACGCCGCCTTCGGGGCCCTGAAGCTCGAGCCGGAGGCGCGTGCCGTCTTCCGCCGGGAGCGGCAGTTGCTCTTCCGCAAGGACCGGCCGACGTCGGGCAAGGCGGCGCGCGGACAGAAATCATCCGCCGCGCGCGAACGTTCGGAGCTTGCGGGCTCCGACCTCGAACTCTTCGAAAGGCTTCGTTCGGAGCGCTTGTCGATCGCCCGGGAGCTCGACGTGCCGCCCTATGTGGTGTTCCCCGACACGACTTTGATCGCCCTCGCCAAGCGGCGCCCGCGCAGTTTCGACGACCTTCTCGACGTCCCCGGCATCGGCGAGAGCAAACGGGAGAGATACGGCGAGGCCTTTCTTGCGGTGATCGATGTGTTTGAGGATGCGGGGTGA
- a CDS encoding DMT family transporter — MTRIQANLFLLLSGAIWGAGFVAQSTAMDVIGPLWFIGLRFAIATLVALPLVFIEARQTKRPLSRGTMRNFVFIGLALFGGAVTQQFGLLTTSVTNSGFLTGLYVVFVPILTIVFLRRRPHWVIWPAALMASLGIFLLSGGTLSGLNGGDLLTIVCALFWAIQVMLIGIFAARTGRPMLLSMTQFAVCAVVGILLAAVFEPLSVEAVKAALPEILYAGVFSSGIAFICQVVGQRYTTAAQAAIFLSSEALFAALFGMVLLGEAITPVGYVGCAVIFAAMLAVELVPELTRRRQKTAAA; from the coding sequence GTGACGCGCATTCAGGCCAATCTGTTCCTGCTGCTATCCGGTGCGATCTGGGGCGCCGGCTTCGTTGCGCAATCGACGGCAATGGATGTGATCGGTCCGCTCTGGTTCATCGGCCTGCGCTTCGCAATTGCCACGCTCGTCGCGCTGCCGCTGGTGTTTATCGAAGCACGGCAGACCAAAAGGCCGCTATCCCGCGGGACGATGCGCAACTTCGTGTTCATCGGCCTGGCGCTGTTCGGCGGCGCAGTCACGCAGCAGTTCGGTCTGCTCACCACCAGCGTCACCAATTCCGGCTTTCTGACCGGCCTCTATGTCGTCTTCGTGCCGATCCTGACCATCGTCTTCCTGCGCCGCAGGCCCCATTGGGTCATCTGGCCGGCGGCACTGATGGCAAGCCTGGGCATCTTTCTCTTGAGCGGCGGCACCCTGTCGGGCCTGAACGGCGGAGACCTGCTGACGATCGTCTGCGCGCTTTTCTGGGCGATCCAGGTGATGCTCATTGGTATCTTCGCGGCGCGTACCGGCCGGCCGATGCTGCTTTCGATGACGCAATTTGCCGTCTGCGCAGTCGTCGGCATCCTGCTGGCCGCCGTGTTTGAGCCCTTGAGCGTCGAGGCCGTGAAAGCCGCCCTGCCGGAAATCCTCTATGCCGGCGTGTTTTCGAGCGGCATCGCCTTCATCTGTCAGGTCGTCGGCCAGCGGTACACGACGGCAGCGCAGGCGGCGATCTTCCTTTCGAGCGAGGCCCTCTTCGCAGCCCTCTTCGGCATGGTGCTGCTCGGCGAGGCCATCACGCCGGTCGGCTATGTCGGCTGCGCCGTCATTTTCGCGGCGATGCTTGCGGTCGAACTCGTGCCGGAATTGACAAGGCGACGCCAGAAGACCGCGGCCGCTTGA
- a CDS encoding PQQ-dependent sugar dehydrogenase, translated as MPIDPANAAETRQFATQKGTIVVETLTTGLEHPWAVEALPDGALIVTERPGRLRILRDGKLSAPISDVPEVAAHGQGGLLDVALDPQFATNRTLYLTFAARGEGGYGTVVARAVLSEDEERLTNVEEIFRMNRFTRAGQHFGSRIAFDRDGSLFFGIGDRGDDERAQDPRDHAGSILHINTDGSIPASNPYRGDTGGRAEIWSIGHRNPQGIAFDPVEGTLLTVEHGARGGDEVNNPLPGRNYGWPVITYGRDYSGAEIGEGSAKEGLEQPLYYWDPSIAPGAIAVYRGKMFPEWDGDLLVAALKYQLLARMDRDESGAIIAEERLFDGEFGRLRDVVVAPDGALLMVTDEDNGAVLRVSKPPTQ; from the coding sequence ATGCCAATAGACCCGGCCAATGCCGCGGAGACTCGGCAATTTGCAACGCAGAAGGGGACGATCGTCGTCGAGACGCTCACGACCGGGCTTGAGCATCCCTGGGCGGTCGAGGCGCTGCCGGATGGGGCGCTCATCGTCACCGAGCGCCCGGGGCGGCTGCGCATTCTGCGAGACGGCAAACTCTCTGCGCCTATCAGCGATGTGCCCGAAGTAGCTGCACACGGTCAAGGCGGGCTGCTCGACGTCGCCCTCGATCCGCAATTCGCAACGAACCGTACGCTCTATCTCACCTTCGCGGCGCGCGGCGAGGGAGGCTATGGCACCGTGGTCGCGCGAGCCGTCCTATCGGAAGACGAGGAGCGTCTTACGAATGTCGAGGAAATCTTCCGGATGAACCGGTTCACACGGGCGGGCCAGCATTTCGGGTCGCGCATCGCCTTCGATCGGGACGGCAGTCTGTTCTTCGGCATCGGCGATCGCGGCGACGACGAGCGAGCCCAGGACCCGCGCGACCATGCCGGCTCGATCCTGCACATCAACACCGACGGCTCGATACCCGCCTCCAACCCTTATCGCGGCGACACCGGCGGACGGGCGGAGATCTGGTCCATAGGACACCGCAATCCGCAGGGCATCGCATTCGATCCCGTCGAAGGCACGCTTCTGACCGTCGAGCACGGCGCCCGCGGTGGCGACGAGGTCAACAATCCCCTCCCCGGCCGCAACTATGGTTGGCCGGTGATCACCTATGGCCGCGATTATTCCGGCGCCGAAATCGGCGAAGGATCCGCCAAGGAGGGCCTTGAGCAGCCGCTCTATTATTGGGACCCGTCGATTGCCCCAGGCGCAATCGCGGTCTATCGCGGCAAGATGTTTCCGGAATGGGACGGCGATCTCCTGGTCGCAGCCTTGAAATACCAGCTGCTCGCCCGGATGGACCGCGACGAAAGTGGAGCGATCATTGCCGAGGAACGGCTGTTCGATGGCGAGTTTGGCCGGCTCCGTGACGTGGTCGTTGCGCCCGACGGCGCGCTGCTGATGGTCACAGACGAGGATAACGGCGCTGTGCTCCGGGTCTCCAAACCCCCGACACAGTAA
- the carA gene encoding glutamine-hydrolyzing carbamoyl-phosphate synthase small subunit: MTATPAWTIQKPTALLVLADGTVIEGKGIGATGKVQAEVCFNTALTGYQEILTDPSYLGQIVTFTFPHIGNIGANDEDIEDLTPAARHGAVGVIFKADITDPSNYRAVKHLDAWLKARGIIGLSGIDTRALTAWIRENGMPNAVIAHDPNGVFDVETLKAEAKAWSGLEGLDLARVATSGQSYRWSETPWVWNEGYSTLGETDAAYHVVALDYGVKRNILRLFAGLNCRVTVVPAQTSAEEVLALKPDGIFLSNGPGDPAATGEYAVPVIRDLLKSDIPVFGICLGHQMLALALGAKTEKMHQGHHGANHPVKDHTTGKVEIVSMNHGFAVDSKSLPQGVEETHISLFDGTNCGLRLAGRPVFSVQHHPEASPGPQDSHYLFRRFMNLIREKKGEPALAER, translated from the coding sequence ATGACCGCGACACCCGCATGGACAATCCAGAAACCCACTGCCTTGCTCGTTCTGGCCGACGGCACGGTGATCGAAGGCAAGGGCATCGGCGCGACCGGCAAGGTCCAGGCGGAAGTCTGCTTCAATACCGCCCTGACGGGCTATCAGGAAATTCTGACGGACCCCTCCTATCTCGGCCAGATCGTCACCTTCACCTTCCCGCATATCGGCAATATCGGCGCCAATGACGAGGACATCGAGGACCTGACGCCCGCCGCCCGCCACGGCGCCGTCGGCGTGATCTTCAAGGCCGACATCACCGATCCCTCCAACTATCGCGCCGTCAAACATCTCGATGCCTGGCTGAAGGCGCGCGGCATCATTGGTCTTTCCGGCATCGACACGCGGGCACTGACGGCCTGGATCCGCGAGAACGGCATGCCGAACGCTGTCATCGCCCATGATCCGAACGGCGTCTTCGACGTCGAGACGCTGAAGGCCGAGGCGAAGGCCTGGAGCGGCCTCGAGGGCCTCGACCTCGCCAGGGTCGCAACCTCCGGCCAGTCCTACCGCTGGAGCGAGACGCCCTGGGTCTGGAACGAGGGCTATTCCACGCTCGGCGAGACGGATGCCGCCTACCATGTCGTCGCGCTCGATTACGGCGTCAAGCGCAACATTCTGCGCCTCTTCGCCGGCCTGAACTGCCGGGTCACCGTCGTCCCGGCGCAAACGAGCGCCGAAGAGGTTCTGGCGCTCAAGCCCGACGGCATCTTCCTCTCGAACGGCCCGGGCGACCCGGCGGCGACCGGCGAATATGCCGTGCCGGTGATCCGGGACCTGCTGAAGTCCGACATACCGGTCTTCGGCATCTGCCTCGGCCATCAGATGCTGGCGCTGGCGCTCGGCGCCAAAACGGAGAAGATGCATCAGGGCCATCACGGCGCCAACCACCCGGTCAAGGATCATACCACCGGCAAGGTCGAGATCGTGTCGATGAACCACGGCTTCGCGGTCGATTCGAAGTCGTTGCCGCAGGGCGTTGAAGAGACTCACATTTCGCTCTTCGACGGCACCAATTGCGGGCTGCGCCTCGCCGGCAGGCCCGTCTTCTCCGTCCAGCACCATCCGGAGGCCTCCCCCGGCCCGCAGGACAGCCACTATCTGTTCCGCCGCTTTATGAACCTGATCCGCGAAAAGAAGGGCGAGCCGGCGCTGGCCGAGCGCTGA
- the dnaG gene encoding DNA primase: MRFSPSFLDEIRDRVPISDVIGKRVTWDRRKTNVSRGDYWACCPFHGEKTPSFHCEDRKGRYHCFGCGVSGDHFRFLTDLEGLSFPEAVQQIADMAGVPMPQPDPEAERRDKERTSLLDVMELATQFFEDQLQTASGARARAYLRERGLTGRTIDMFRLGYAPDSRNALKEFLAGKDVGKEQIEACGLVVHGPDIPVSYDRFRDRIMFPILSARERVIAFGGRAMSPDAPAKYLNSNETELFHKGNVLFNFARARRAAQGADGAGTIIAVEGYMDVIALHQAGIENAVAPLGTALTENQLDLLWKMTSQPVLCFDGDGAGIRAANRAVDLALPHLKPGRSVRFAMLPDGKDPDDLVRYEGRDPFDKVLANARSLADMVWLREVQGGSFDTPEKRAELEARLRQVTAVIADESVRRHYGQDMRDRLNAFLQAGTPFRGDRRPFERGGRERGGQRGFAGARNAAGPTSISDRLARTSLVSGQQAAPLLRESVLALTIVNHPQLLFDEYDEISTIEFDHRDLQRCWAAVLNAAAASGPRLTREGLIEQLEAEGFGVLIGQLDQQVRYARLWTATAVAAPEDAREGYLQALTLHRRTKALLWQKRELEREIAEAAATEDVEQGQRLVRAMEEVQLELHRMDKLEAIIEGFGVLSGRVKGPAAR; the protein is encoded by the coding sequence ATGCGCTTTTCACCGTCCTTTCTCGACGAGATCCGCGACCGCGTCCCGATATCGGACGTGATCGGCAAGCGCGTGACCTGGGATCGCCGCAAGACCAATGTCTCGCGCGGTGACTATTGGGCCTGCTGCCCGTTTCATGGCGAAAAGACGCCGAGCTTCCATTGCGAGGACCGCAAGGGCCGCTATCACTGTTTCGGTTGCGGCGTCTCCGGTGATCATTTCCGCTTCTTGACTGATCTCGAAGGGTTGAGCTTTCCCGAAGCGGTGCAGCAGATCGCCGACATGGCGGGCGTGCCCATGCCGCAGCCGGATCCGGAGGCCGAACGGCGCGACAAGGAGCGCACGAGCCTGCTCGACGTGATGGAATTGGCGACCCAGTTCTTCGAAGACCAGCTTCAGACCGCGAGTGGTGCCAGGGCCCGCGCCTATCTGCGCGAGAGGGGACTGACAGGTCGGACGATCGACATGTTCCGGCTCGGCTATGCGCCCGACAGCCGCAATGCGCTCAAGGAATTTCTCGCAGGCAAGGACGTCGGCAAGGAGCAGATAGAGGCCTGCGGGCTCGTCGTGCATGGTCCGGACATTCCGGTTTCCTATGATCGCTTCCGCGATCGCATCATGTTCCCGATCCTCTCGGCGCGCGAAAGGGTGATCGCCTTTGGCGGCCGTGCGATGTCGCCGGATGCGCCGGCGAAGTACCTGAATTCGAACGAGACCGAGCTCTTCCACAAGGGCAATGTCCTCTTCAATTTCGCCCGCGCCCGCCGGGCGGCGCAGGGTGCGGACGGCGCCGGCACGATCATCGCCGTCGAGGGCTATATGGACGTGATCGCGCTGCATCAGGCCGGCATCGAAAACGCCGTTGCCCCGCTCGGCACGGCGCTCACCGAAAACCAGCTGGATCTGCTCTGGAAGATGACGTCGCAACCGGTGCTCTGCTTCGACGGCGACGGCGCCGGTATCCGCGCCGCCAACCGCGCCGTCGACCTGGCGCTGCCGCACTTGAAACCCGGGCGTTCGGTGCGTTTCGCCATGCTGCCGGATGGCAAGGATCCGGACGATCTCGTGCGCTATGAAGGACGCGACCCCTTCGACAAGGTGCTCGCCAATGCCCGCTCGCTCGCCGATATGGTGTGGCTGCGCGAGGTGCAGGGCGGCAGCTTCGATACGCCGGAAAAGCGCGCCGAGCTCGAAGCTCGACTGAGGCAGGTGACCGCCGTCATTGCTGACGAAAGCGTGCGCCGCCATTACGGCCAGGACATGCGCGACCGGCTGAACGCCTTCCTGCAAGCCGGCACTCCCTTTCGGGGTGATCGGCGGCCCTTCGAGCGGGGCGGGCGAGAGCGCGGCGGACAAAGAGGCTTTGCAGGCGCTCGCAATGCTGCCGGCCCGACCTCGATCTCCGACCGGCTGGCACGCACGTCGCTCGTCAGCGGCCAGCAGGCCGCGCCGCTTCTGCGCGAAAGCGTGCTGGCCCTCACCATCGTCAATCACCCGCAATTGCTGTTCGACGAATATGACGAGATCTCGACCATCGAGTTCGACCACCGCGACCTGCAGCGCTGCTGGGCTGCGGTGCTGAACGCCGCGGCAGCAAGCGGACCGCGGCTGACGCGGGAGGGCCTTATCGAGCAGTTGGAGGCGGAGGGCTTCGGCGTTCTGATCGGCCAACTCGATCAGCAGGTGCGCTATGCGCGGCTCTGGACAGCGACGGCCGTCGCGGCTCCGGAGGACGCGCGCGAGGGCTACCTCCAGGCGCTCACCCTTCACCGGCGGACGAAGGCATTGCTCTGGCAGAAGCGGGAGTTGGAGCGTGAAATCGCGGAAGCCGCGGCGACCGAGGACGTAGAGCAGGGTCAGCGTCTGGTGCGTGCCATGGAGGAGGTGCAGCTCGAGCTCCACCGAATGGACAAGCTGGAAGCGATCATCGAAGGCTTCGGGGTGCTGTCCGGTCGCGTCAAAGGGCCGGCGGCGCGGTGA
- a CDS encoding DUF1236 domain-containing protein: MKTLFPHLIRAATAGLILAAGVPAAFADMNATVTTDLNLRAGPGPQYPVLGVAPGGSTAALEGCIEGSLWCRVNAGGVSGWAYSKYLQTESGGSTVVISERRQEIGVPVVSYEATGATVTTGPEPLELIGRVDDIPTVAPPPTVRTYITENPVEPVYLEGEVVLGATVPSAVAVRPIPDYEYEYVVVNNQPVLVEPATRRIVYIYR, translated from the coding sequence ATGAAGACCCTCTTCCCCCATCTTATCCGAGCGGCAACGGCGGGCCTGATCCTCGCCGCAGGCGTTCCCGCCGCCTTTGCGGACATGAACGCCACCGTTACGACTGACCTCAATCTGCGCGCCGGCCCCGGCCCCCAATATCCGGTCCTTGGCGTCGCGCCGGGCGGCAGCACAGCCGCACTGGAAGGCTGCATCGAAGGCAGCCTGTGGTGCCGCGTGAATGCCGGCGGCGTCAGTGGTTGGGCGTATTCCAAGTATCTGCAGACGGAAAGCGGCGGTTCGACGGTGGTCATTTCCGAACGGCGCCAGGAAATCGGGGTTCCCGTCGTCTCCTACGAGGCCACGGGAGCAACGGTCACCACTGGACCCGAACCGCTTGAGCTCATAGGCCGTGTCGACGACATCCCGACCGTCGCCCCGCCCCCAACGGTGAGGACCTATATCACCGAAAACCCGGTGGAGCCGGTTTATCTCGAAGGCGAGGTGGTCCTCGGTGCCACCGTACCGAGCGCGGTAGCCGTGCGGCCCATCCCGGATTACGAGTATGAATATGTCGTGGTCAACAACCAGCCGGTGCTGGTCGAACCGGCGACGCGACGGATCGTCTACATCTACCGTTGA
- a CDS encoding BA14K family protein, giving the protein MNKFWKAAVLSIAAAAVVLPTFGSAQARDRHHHNSDAWAAGAVGLVTGTLIGGAIASQPRYSERVYIDPEPEYYEPRPVYRPRPVYRPVVAESYGLEPWTPAWYRYCSQRYRSFDPDSGTFIGYDGRSHFCTAG; this is encoded by the coding sequence ATGAACAAGTTCTGGAAAGCAGCCGTTCTCTCGATCGCAGCAGCCGCCGTGGTGCTTCCCACCTTCGGCAGCGCCCAGGCGCGAGATCGTCACCACCACAACAGCGATGCCTGGGCGGCCGGTGCTGTCGGGCTTGTGACCGGCACGCTCATCGGCGGCGCGATCGCCTCGCAACCGCGCTACAGCGAACGGGTCTATATCGATCCGGAACCCGAATATTATGAGCCGCGCCCGGTCTATCGTCCCCGCCCCGTCTATCGTCCCGTCGTGGCCGAAAGCTACGGCCTCGAGCCCTGGACACCGGCTTGGTACCGCTACTGCTCGCAGCGCTACCGCTCGTTCGATCCGGACAGCGGCACCTTCATCGGCTATGACGGCCGCAGCCATTTCTGCACCGCCGGCTGA